The window GAGATCGGACGTTACTGAAGCTCATTCACGCCTTTGGATCACCTGGTGCCGTGCTGCATGCCGCCAGTGATGAGTTGGTTGCAGCAGGGTGCAGCTCAGAATTAGCGGACGCGATTCGTCGGGGGCCGCCGGCGGAGATTCGTCGGCAGATCGATCGTCAGATTGCCTACGCTGTACGCCACAAGATTCAGACTCTGAGGTTCTTCGACGATGACTATCCGGCACGATTGAAAGCGATTCCTGACCCGCCACCGCTGTTATACGTGAGCGGAGCGCTGTCGCCCCAGGATGCGGTGGCGGTGGCCATTGTGGGCGGACGACGGGCGACTCCTGTTGGAAGAGTGATGACGGAAGAGATCGCAAAGGACCTCGCGGAATGCGGCGTGACTATTGTGAGTGGTTTGGCGCGTGGGATCGACGCGGCGGCTCATCGAGGCGCACTTGCAGGCAAGGGGCGAACGATTGCGGTATTGGGTTGTGGCATCGATCGAACCTATCCGTCTGAACATCAGACGCTCCGGCGGACGATCGAATCACACGGTGCCATTCTCTCGGAATTGCCGATCGGTGCGGCTCCCCAAAGTCACCACTTTCCACGGAGAAATCGGATCATCAGCGGGTTGTCGCTGGGGGTCTTGGTCAGCGAGGCGACAACCGATAGCGGGTCATTGATCACTGCAAAGTTGGCATTAGAGCAAGGACGGGACGTGTTTGCAGTGCCAGGTTCCATTAAAGAAGAAGCTTGTCGAGGGTCAAATCGCTTGATCAAGGAGGGAGCGAAACTCATCGAAAGTGCGCGAGACATTCTGGATGAGATTCTGCCCCAAGTCGATGCGCGACAACGGACCATGTTGCGGTTGGATCGCACGGTGGTGGATCCGGTGGCTCCGTTGCGTCACGAAGAGGCCAGGGTCTACGAGGCGCTGTCTTATGAGGCACGGTCGGTCGATATGCTTATTGAGCGCACCGGGTTGAGTGCGGCACAGGTCGTCGCAACATTACTCTCTCTCGAGTTGGGAGGGCGCATCCGTCAGTTGCCTGGTCAGCAATACATCCGTCTCTAGAATGAGTAATGTGTGGAGCTGACGTCAGACGATAACCATAAAACGAATGAAAAAGTGGCTACGCATCGGGGACGGGAGTCCCTTTCTCTGATACAAATAATCTGCCGTCAGAAGCCCAAAGCCAACAGTATCCTCGTTGCATCACCATTGGCCCATTCCCTTGTCTCACCGCAGCCGATTGTTCCCGACTGCCAATCTAGTTGCATGAATCTTCGATATTTGGTACGGATGATACAGTTCGCGAGGCGAGGACGGAGTTACTATGGCAAAAAATTTGATTATCGTTGAGTCGCCGACGAAGGCGAGGACGATTACAAAATATCTGGGCCGCGGTTATACGGTGATGGCGTCGGTCGGACACGTCAAAGACTTGCCAACCAGTAAGCTGGGCGTGGATCTTGAGAACGATTTTGAGCCGCAGTACGTCACGATCAAAGGCAAGTCGAAAGTCTTGTCCGAAATCAAGAAGAAAGCGGAAGAGGCAGATAAGGTCTTTCTGGCACCGGACCCCGATCGCGAAGGGGAAGCCATCGCCTGGCATCTTGAGCAAGAGTTGCTCGGAAAGTCGAAGAAGAAAAAGCAGGAAGGAAAGATCTTCCGGGTGTTGTTTAACGAGATCACGCAATCGGCGATCAAACGCGCGCTGCAATCGCCAGGCGAGATCGATATGAACCTTGTCAATGCGCAGCAGGCTCGCCGCGTTCTGGACCGCATTGTCGGCTATCAAGGTAGTCAGTTGCTCTGGAACAAGGTGCGCCGCGGTCTCAGCATGGGGCGGGTGCAATCGGTTGCGATGCGGTTGATTTGTGAGCGCGAAGCGGAGCGGGAGGCTTTTCGAGCCGAAGAGTACTGGTCGATCACCGCGCTCCTGGCCGGTACCGATCCGCCTTCGTTTGAAGCCAAACTCCATAGTATCGATGGCGGAGAAGCTTCGATTGAACATGCCGAACAGGCTGGTCGCATCGTCGGCGAGGTTCAAGGCAAGACATTCGTCGTTCAATCGATTGAACGACGCGAAAAGAAGCGCAACCCTGTTGCACCGTTCATTACCAGTCGGCTGCAGCAGGAAGCGTCGCGCAAGTTACATTTCTCGCCGAAGAAGACTATGACGTTGGCGCAACAGTTATACGAAGGGATCGAAATCGGTGCCGAGGGGGCGACAGGGTTGATCACCTACATGCGAACAGACTCGCCGCGTATTTCCAATGAGGCGATGGCTGATGCACGGGAGGTGATTCAGTCGCGGTTTGGAGCAGAGTATCTTCCGGCTACGCCGAATGTGTACAAGACCTCGAAAGCGGCACAGGAAGCGCATGAGGCGATCAGGCCGACGTCAGCGGCCCGTGATCCTGAGTCGATCCGCCAGTATTTGGAACAAGACCAGTACAATCTGTACAAGCTGATCTGGAATCGATTTATTGCATCGCAGATGGTGCCGGCGATCTTGGATGTGACCCGCATCGATTCATCCCCGGTTGGCACGACCACTCGGTACATTTTCCGCTCGACGGGAACCGTCGTGAAGTTTCCGGGACATACCATCGTCTATATGGAGGGTGTCGATAAGGAAGCCCCCTCGCAAAAGCCCAAGGCTGACCAGGAGGCAGACGACGACGAACGTCAGCTGCCGTCACTCTCAGAAGGGGAGCAGTTGCGGCTTGTGGAACAGGAGGCGCAAACGGTACCGGGGTTGCTCTCGAAACAACATTTTACACAGCCACCACCGCGATACAACGAAGCGTTGTTGATCAAGGAACTGGAGGAAAAAGGGATCGGGCGCCCGTCGACCTATGCGGCAATTATTTCTACCATCCAAGACCGCAAGTATGTGGAGAAAACCGAAGGGCGATTGGTTCCAACGGAGACGGGGAAAACGGTCAATGATTTTCTGCTCAAGGGATTTCCTCAGCTCATCAACGTCGATTTCACTTCACAGCTTGAAGAACAGCTGGATGCCGTGGAAGAAGGCAATAAGCAGTGGGTGGCGGCGGTTCGAGATTTTTACGCGCCGTTCACCATGGAAATGGAGCGCGCCAAGACGATTCCAGGTCCCAAAGATATCGTCGAGCCACCGACCAATATTCCTTGCGAGAAGTGCGGTCGGATGTTGGAGATCAAGTGGGGGCGCAATGGGAAGTTTCTCGCCTGTCCGGCCTATAAAGACGATCCACCGTGCAAGAATACCCAAAACTTCGAGAAGCTGCCGGACGGGACGATCAAAATTGTGCCGAAAGAGGAAATTACCACTGATCAGAAGTGCGACAAATGCGGTAGTCCCATGGTGGTGAAGACCGGACGCTTCGGGAAGTTCATCGCTTGTTCCGCTTATCCACAGTGCAAGACGACGAAACCGTTGGCACTCGGCGTGAAATGTCCCCAGCCGGATTGCGGAGGTGATCTGGTGCAGAAGCGGACGAAGAAAGGCCGATCATTCTTCGCCTGCAGTAACTATCCGAAGTGTGAATATGCCCTATGGGATCGTCCGATCCCCAAAGCCTGCCCCACTTGTCAGGCTCCGTTCCTGGTGGAGAAAGTCAGCAAACAGGATGGCCGGAGTGTGCAATGTCGCAATCAGGAATGCGGTTACCGCGAAGCGGGGTAATGCAACGAGGCACATGGTTTCTTTCCTGCTTTGAGCAAACCGCAATTTGGACGATGCCGCCGTATCTCACTTGCATCCGTGCATACTGCCGCAGGCTCGATAGTTTCGCTGAGCCGTTGAGGAAGTTCGTACTCCTACCTCACTCATGAAGCTGATCAATTCGGCGTGTGTGATGTGTCTGCTTTGCGCAAGTATGGCCTGGTCCTTGCCGGCTGTTGCGGATGATTCGTCTTCGACATGGGTTGGAAGGCAGACGGTTGGGCTCGTGATTGGTGGGATGTTGCCGGTTCGCTTGTTAGCGTCGCAGTCCTCAAAACTTAACGGGGTCGCGGTCCATCCTTCGTGGCAGGTGACGCTGACTGATCCGATTGGGGAAAGCTGGTGGAGTGGCGCAATGGCACTGGGGGCGGAAGCCGCACTCCTAGGCATTACGGAACCGACCGGGGCCTACGGGATCGGATTCACACCAAAAGTTATCTACACGTTTACCTCATTTGGCCCACTCCAGCCGTACATTGAAGGCGGTGGTGGCCCACTCTGGACGAATTTCGACGGCCGTATTCGGGAACAAGGATCGGATTTCAATTTTCTGGTCTGGGGTGGGGCCGGTGCGAATTATGAGTTGACCCCACGATGGGCGTTGAACATTGGAGTCCGCTTTAGCCACATCTCCAATAGTGGTTTAGATACTCCGAATAGTGGGCTCAATTGCCTGCTGCCGTTTGCCGGCATTTCTACCAGGCTTTTTTGACGAAGCTCGTATGTTTCGCAACCACAATCGTGCCCATAGGCTGCAGCGATGTGGGCGCCGAATCTGCGTGGATAGGCCACCACGATCAAAAGTCGTGGGAGGTCACTCAATCCATGAGGGTTCCGTGACACAGGGGTTTATCATTCTCAGGAGCGTGTTATCGAGAATCGTCTTTCTTGCGCTCGTGATTGGTCTCCCCAACCATGCTTCCGCTGCACCGGCTGAGCGGTCTGGTCCCTTGTTCAGGGTGAACGTCCGGCCGTCATCGAGACGCTGCGGCAGCTTGTCACTATTGAGTCCGGTAGCCGAGACAGGGAAGGGTTGGATCACCTCGCAACGTTAATCGGCCAACGATTGGAGCGGCTTGGCGCGCACGTTCAATTTCGCGAACTGCCTTCTGCGGAGATCTATCGTCTCTTTGATACGCCTGAGGTCTTGGGCAAGATCGTCATCGGTCGCTTTCAGGGGACCGGCTCCCGGAAGATTATGCTCATGGCCCATATGGATACGGTCTATCCACGAGGCACGCTTGCCGCGAGGCCGTTTCGGATTGAGGGGAGTAGAGCCTATGGCCCAGGAATCGCGGACGATAAAGGCGGCATTGCGGCGATCCTCCATGCCATTTCAGTCCTGAACGCGATGGACTTCCGTGAAGTTGGAGCGCTGACGGTGGTGCTCAACGGTGATGAGGAAGTGAGCTCACCGGCTTCACGCGCCCTTATTCAACGACTCGCCGCCGAGCATGATGTGGTGTTGTCCTGCGAGCCACCCTTAAGCAGGAAGGACGAGATCACGCTCGCCACAAGCGGCATTGGTCTCGCGATGCTGACCGTGAAAGGTAAGGCGGCTCATGCCGGTGTGAATCCGGAACTGGGGCGGAACGCCATTATGGAACTCGCCCATCGCGTGCTACAAGCGAACGATCTGTCCGATTCTGAACGGCGCATCAAGTTCAACTGGACCCTCATGAACGGTGGTCAGGTGCGCAACATGATTCCTGGCTTAGCCACCGCCTTGGCCGATGTGCGGGTGAATCGGCTAATCGATCTCACGTTTATCGAACAACGCTACCGCGAACGGATTGCGATGCAGGCCCCGCTCGTGCCCGATACTACCGTTGAGATAGGTTTCGAACCGCGCCGACCACCACTGGAACCCACCGATGCCTCGCGGGCGCTGGCCCGGACTGCCCAGGTGATCTATGCCGAGCTTGGCAGAACCTTAAACGTCGATGAGAGTGGGACGGGAGGAGGGACTGATGCCGCGTTCGCTGCTGTGTCCGGCAGGCCAGCCGTTGCGGAAAGCTTCGGCTTGATGGGCAATGGTTTTCACTCGTCAGATGAAGAGTACCTGGAGCTCGATTCGATCGAGCCACGACTTTATCTCCTCGTACGACTCATCATGGAAACCTCGCGGGCATCGAAAGGGTGAGATGGCTCACAACACTCGTGAAAACCTTTCATCGCCTTGTTCATGTGACATGCAAACAGCGCTATAGGTGGCCAGTCTGCTAGGATGCGGTGATGAGCCACCAATCGGTCACAGGACCACCGCGCCAAGCAGCAGTCCTCTTCATTCTCATCACCGTGCTGCTCGACATGTTGTCGTTCGGCATCATCATTCCGGTGCTGCCGAAACTCGTCGAGGAGTTTTTCTCTGGTGATACCGCACGGGCAGCTGTCCTCTACGGGTTAATGGGAACGGCTTGGGCGTTCATGCAGTTCTTCTGTTCGCCGATCCAGGGTGCGCTGTCAGACCGATTTGGCCGGCGTCCGGTCGTTCTGCTGTCCAATCTGGGCTTGGGTCTCGACTACATCGTGATGGCGCTCGCACCGAACGTTGCCTGGCTCGTCGTAGGCCGCGTCATCTCCGGGATGGCCTCCTCCAGCTTCAGTACTGCAGGCGCGTATATCGCTGACGTCACACCGCCGGAGCAGCGAGCGGCGGCGTTCGGCAAGATCGGCATGGTCTTCGGGCTCGGTTTCATCTTCGGTCCCGCCTTAGGTGGCTGGCTTGGTGCAACCGATCCTCGCCTGCCATTCTGGGGTGCAGCGGCACTCAGTCTTCTGAATGCCTGTTACGGATACTTTGTGCTCCCAGAATCCCTACACCCAGGAAAACGGATGCCGTTTTCCTGGGCGCGGGCCAACCCGGTCGGTTCGCTTGTGCTACTCCGCTCGCACCATGAGCTCTTCGGTCTTGCGACCGTTGCGTTCTTTGGCTATCTGGCTCACGCGGTGTTGCCGAGTGTATCGGTGTTGTATATGGGCTATCGCTATGGGTGGGGACCAGCCAGCGTCGGGTTGATGATGGCGGGCGTTGGCGTGGCGGCAATGATTGTGCAAGGTGGGCTGATCCGTCCGATCACCGCTCGGTTTGGTGAACGTACGACGCTCTTGTTTGGGTTAAGTTGTGGAGCGATCGGCTTCTCCGTCTATGGCATCGCACCAGAAGGCTGGATCTTCTGTCTTGGTATTCCCGTGATGGCCTTCTGGGGGCTCGCCGGTCCCGCCAATCAATCGCTGATGACGCGCCTTATCAGTAGTTCAGAGCAAGGCCAGCTGCAGGGGGCCATCGCTAGCATCAACGGCATGACCGGCATGATCGGCCCAACGCTCTTCACGCAGACCTTCGCTTTCTTCATCCGATCTGATTCCGGTCTCAGCTCTCAATACTCAACCCTCAATACCTCTCTGGATCTTCCAGGTGCGCCATTCATCCTTGCCTCACTCATGCTCCTCAGCGCCGCCGTGATTGCTTGGCGGACGACGAAAACGGCGAGATAGATTAGTAGGCTATGGGGTACCGACATGAGGTGGACTGTAATGAGATGCCAATCTACCTTGTGTCGGGCCGTGCAGAGATGACACTGGGGGGTCTGGGGCATTCTTTAGGGGTGCAACGATGTATTATGCAAAAATCTGCCGAACTAGCATCCTGCATGATGAAGAATGGATTCTTATCCTTAAGATTAAAAGGGGTCGGGAATATTGTAAAAGAACAAATCGCGTTACGTGCTGAGATAGCCTTGCCGCAGGCCACGTTTTCTGTTGGTTTAACACTCTTGCCGAATGCGAGATGAATAAAGAGATCCGTTTTCGTTAGTAGCCTCCCGCTGCACCTTGCCATAGCATGTCGTACCCCAACTCTTTGGTCTCGGAACACATGGCTGCTAGTTTCGCGAACTTCTTCTTGAAGATGTCGTCCGCATGGGAGCGTTCGTGTGCGTCGAATGAGCGCCAATAGGTGACGATCACATAATGGTTGTCGGCGGTTCCGGATGCCGAGAGGGAACCCTCGGTTGACACGAAGCCGGAGAACTTGAACACTTGCCCGGCGATGAAACCGCCTTTCTCTCCTCCATAGGCTCCTTTGACCACAGCACAGAGTTCTCCGACGGCCATCTCCACGTCCTCAAAGGTGACGCCCGGCTTGAGCGTGACGGTGTTGAACAGCATTTTGGCTCCAAATGGAATTGTGATGGGTCCGAACATGGATGCCCTCCTGGTTACTCGTCCCTTTACCACTGTCGATTTCTTGGAGAAAAGCTATGATGGTTGACGTTGTTCAGCATGGCTCGACGAGTCTTCTAGATGGTCTATTGTTTATGAGATCGCGTCAACTAAAAGCATTTGACTGTCGAATTGCGGACTATTCGTGCGCCGGCGCTGTGAAGACGACGCCTGAAGGAGAGGGGTTTGTTGGCATGGGGTTGGTGAGGGGATTGATGGGTGCTACTTTCTAGGAGAAAGAGAGGGCACCGGCAATGCAACCAGTCAGCAACGTCGTCAAATAGGCGGTCCATAAAGCACGCAGTCCCAGGAGCGAAATATCTTTTGCCCGATGCGGCACCAATGCGGAGATGCCGCCGACAAAGATGCCCATGCTCGCCACATGCACGAATCCGCAGAGCGCATAGGTCATGGTCGTGAGGGACCGTGGAGAGAACGGCGGCGGAGACATGGATTGCACGGCGGCCAACTTGAAATAGGCTGCGACTTCCGTCTCAATGAACCGCGACCCCAGCAAGTCTGCGCCGATCTGCCATTCCTCAGGACGGAGACCGAGGAGAACGGCGAACGGCCAGGTCAGCCAGGCGAGGACCCGTGTCATGGAGAGAGGTGCTCCACCGATCGCCGGAAGCTGTGCCAGTACCAAATCTACCAACGCTTCCAATCCAAGAAACACGATCAGTAACGCGGCAATGCCGGCAGCCATTTTCATTCCCTGTCCTGCGCCATCGATCAACGCGACGATGAAGTTGGATGGTGGTGGGCTCGTGTCACTGCCGGATTCAGGCGGTGCGTTTCGGTCGGTGGGTTCAAAGGGCACGCCGCCCAGTGTCGCGGGCTGTCCATCTTCGGGAAATGTAAGTTTGCTGATGAGCACCGCACAAGGAATCGAAATGATTGAGGCTGAAATCAAATGTCCGGCGATCTGAGGCACCGTATGCTGTAGAGCCGACACGTAGATGCCCATGACGGTGCTTGCCACGGTTGCCATCATGCAGGTCAGTACTAAGAGCAGTTCCGACTGTGTCATGGCCGCGAGGTAGGGACGGACAATCAAGCTTGCCTCAATGCCGACAAAGATATTCGCGGCGCCGGAGAGGGCCTCGGCCCCCGATAACCCCATGGTTCGGTAAAAGAGCCGAGCAAACAAGCCCACGATCGCTTGCATGGCGCCTATGTAGTAGAGGCCCGCCATCAAGGCGGCAAAGAACACGACTGCCGGCAGTGCTTGCGCCGCCAAGATGAACCCGATCGAGACCGTTCCATCCTGCAACGTCTGGCCGGGACCAAGTGCGAGAGGCCCAAGAAGAAATACCGTACCCTTTTGCGACGCGGTGAGCACGGCGACCACCAGATCGTTGACCATGCTCCAGAGCCAGCGGGAGCCCGGAAACCAAAAGGACACGATACCAAGTCCCCAGGCCAATGCTGCGCTGCCCCCTATGGTTGTCCAGTTCAGCCGATTGCGCTTCCCTGTTACCCAGGCCAGCCATGCGATCGTGACGAAACCGATACTCGCAGTAAGGCGATAGAACAGTTCCTCCACCGTCATATCCTCCTTCCGATGAAAGCCCGGCGGGAGGCTACGCGGAGAGCTGGTTGCCGTCAAGGGAAAATATGGTGTGCACTCATAACAGGGCGATAACAGACAGAGGTTGGACCTTTAACTGTTTACTCAATTCTATGAACGTGTGGTGAGGTTACGGGGCTCTTTCTGTTACCAGCTACCCGCTGACTCTTATTACAGCCTGTTGTGTTCCTGTGCCTTTGTCTGCTGACCCATCGTTCGCCAGAGCTATGAGTGCTGTCTGTTTGGCTGAGAGACTATCCGGACTTGCGCGACTAACCTTCCAGGCTTCTTCTGCTCTCCCATATGGGTGGGTAATCCCCCTACAGATGAAGGATTGGATCCCGTCACGGCGAGGGCAAAATGGAAACCGTGACGCACGGGCTTATGAACCAACACCCTGTACAGATTCACTCGTACTGGAAGGAGAGGACAATGGGCATGTTCATTCATCCCCAAGTGGGTCATGTATTTCACCGTGGATATAAAGGGGTTCTCGCGCTCGGGGCTCTGCTGTGGTTGATGCTGCTACTGATTGGCTGCTCTGTCTCACGGAAAGAATACGTGGTGGATCATGCCCGCGGGAATGATGTGACTGCGAAGGGTTCGCACGAGCAGCCATGCCAGACCGAGGGGCGCTGCCGGGTACTCGCTGAACGTGACGGGGTTCGGTCATATTGGATGGTGTATCAATGAGGAGGGCGAGGGCTTGAGCGAGAGACGCATGGGGCTACGAGGGTGAGCGTTCGGTTGTATGATGGTTGCCTCGTCGTTCTGTGGAATGAAGAACTCTTCATGCTTCCCTCATACAGGCTTCATTTTGGAAGTGTATAAGGAACGCAAGTAACACAAGAAAAGGGGTGACACACCATGCTGTATTTTGTTGAAGCGTACGCATTCGTCGCGATATTTGGGATGCTCTACGGAATGTTGCAGCTTGCCAGTCGGTAAGAGGCTCAATTCCCGAGAGGATAAGAATCTTGATGATTCACCAAGGTTTGGCGACATTCACCTTCTATCGTCTGGTGCGAGCCTCGTCAATTGCCATCAGAAAGGCCAGAATGGCTGGCTGGCGATCTGTAAAACTATCGCGTTAAGACGCTGCGGTGAGAGGGAGCCGTGCATTGAGCTGTTTGTGGAGCAGCCATGTCAGTATGTGGCCTTTCGGGGTCAGGGCGAGAAGTACATGTCGATCATCCTGTGACGAACGCTGTTTGTTGATCCAGCCCTTGTGATGTAAGCCACGGACGAGGTGACTCATTGTTGAGCCAACCACACCAAATACTTGGGCACACTGCTGAACAGAGCTGTCGGGATTTCGCTGGAGATAGAGCAAGGCACGGGCTTGAGCAGGGGTGACCCCAAGATCAGACAGTTCCTTTTGATACTCATTCAACCACTTTAGACTGATTCGCCACGTACCTGAGGTCGCAGACTGTGATTCTCGGAGCAGCCGTACAAGTCTCATAGCGGTATGCTGCCTCAGGATTTCAAACCTGACTACTGATTCTGCAATTCCTGCTGTTGTCAGTTGTATAACCTGGAACGGGTCATGTCTCGGCGGATGCTATGAGGTTGGGTTCTACCCCGTCTCCACGGACAGTTCCGTTGAAAACTTCCGCCTCTGGATCATGACACCCTCTGGCCCATTATGGACCTTCGATCAGGTGTCCGTAAAATCGGGGCAGAACCCGTTAGGGGCGTTTCAGCACATCCCATAACCTCGCCGTATCTTTTTCACTAGTCGCGACGCAGATCTGCTACGATCCTCCACCTCGACCTTCTAACATCTGAGTGTCTGGCGATCAGGTGTTGTTTTGTTCTGCGGAGATCCAACGGTATCAACGAAACAACTGATGGACAACCAAACCTCCGAAAACCAGATGGCCACGCCACCAAGTGAGGGGCCGATCTGCGGGTGGGAGACGATCCCGCTCTATGGGCGCATCGTTATTGCCTTGGTTCTCGGTGTGATAGCAGGGCTGATGCTTGGCACTCAGGCCTCAGTCCTTGCTATTCCAGGGAAGCTGGTATTGCGTCTCCTCGGTGCGCTTGCGCCGGCGCTTATTCTTGCGGCAATTATTCACACGTTTATGACGACGCAGCTCGGTGGACCACTTGCCGTGCGGCTGCCGCGATTGCTGTTCTTGAATACGTTGGTCGCGATCACGATAGGTCTTACCGTCGTCAATGTGATTCAGCCAGGGCAAGGCGCGGGACTCACACCACCACCTTCACATGAAGAGACCACGAAGACTGCCAATCCGCTCGCACTCTTTCTTGAAAACGTCCCCAAGAGTTTGCTGGGACCACTCGGCGACGACGGCAAGGTCATCGCCGTGATCTTCATTGCCGTGGCATTTGGCATGGCGCTCCGCAAGGAACGTGAGCGGCCAATTGGGACGGTGGGGCACCTTCTTGAATTATTTTTAGAATCCCTGATCACGATTCTGCATTGGATTATCGCGGTGGTGCCGCTTGCCGTCTTTGGCATCGTCGCCAGTATCGTGGGGACGGAGGGTTTCGTACAGTTCAAAGCATTGGGGGTCTTTGTCGTAAGCGTACTGCTCGGTCTGACGATTCAGGCGGCCTATTACCTCGTCCGTGTCCGATTCGGTTCGTGGGTGTCTCCTGGACAACTGCTGCGGGGTGGGCGAGATGCCTTGGTCATGGCGTTTTCCACGGCCAGCTCAACGGCCACGATGCCGGTGACCTATGCTGCCCTGAAAGATCGTGTGGGGTTGCGCGAGCAATCCGCCAGTATGGGAGCGTTGGTCGGTGCGAACTTCAACAATGATGGGACGGCACTCTACGAAGCGATGGCGGCACTCTTCGTCGCCCAAATGATTGGGATGGACCTGAGTCTTCAGCAGCAACTGATGGTGGTGCTGACGAGCATTATTGCGTCAGTGGGGGCTGCTGGGATTCCTGAAGCGGGTCTTGTGACGATGACCATGGTCTTTACGGCCGTTGGGTTACCTGTGCAGTACATTCCTATTCTCTTAACCGTTGATTGGTTTCTTGATCGCTGCCGCACGGCGATCAATGTGATGGGCGATATGAACGTCAGTTGTCTCTTGGATGGGAAACAGAGGAGGGAGACTTAGCAGAATTCGGAAATGCCAATGTCATGCTTTGTTTGATAGACCCGTCCTGAGTCAATCGAAGGGCTCAGGACGAACAGGGGATTCAGCTAGTCGCCGATGATTTCGTTCGTGCAGCTTGTCCAAGAGCACGCGTATTTCTTGGCGATACCGCTAGGCTGTAGCTATCTTTTGTTTGTGCTGGTGTGTCAGAGTTGCCCGCAGTTTTTCTTCCTGTTCCTTGCTGAGTGAAGTCTTGAGGATCGTTCCTTCATATCGGGAGAAGCTCGTCAGCAGCTTGTCTTGGTCAGCGTTCCGGATCAACAGAAAAATCGCGGAAGTGCCTCTCTGGATCGTGCTACCCAAATCTTTGATGAACTGATCGGGAATCCCATAGTCGCTCAGGAGTCCAAACTCGCTGGCGCTCAACGAGACCGCTCCGCCACTCGCTCCTCCCGCAAGGCTTCCCAACAGGCCTGCGAGAGGGTTAAAGAACAACAAGCCTATCAACCCTCCCCATAACATGCCCAGGGCGACACCATGAGACGTGGCGCCTCCGAACACATCGACACACTGTTTCAAGTGGACCTTGCCATCCATATCGCGAATGACGATGACGGCGTCTTCCAGGTCGAAGATATATTTTGATTCCATGGCGCGCAATTCGTTGAGCACTCGATCGGCAGTGCTGGAGTCCTTAAACGCGATACAAACCAGTTCACTCATGATTCTTCTCCTTCACGCGATATCCCACAGCATGATTCACCTGGCCGGATCCCTGATCTCGGGGGTACATGTCTTAGTTAACAGGAGGATCATGCTCAGGGCAAGACGGGTTTCTCGCCCCTTGTTTTTCGACGTCTCGTTCCCTTACCCTCAACGGTTCTTGAGTGAATCGATTGACTATGTTGCAAGCTGTTGCCCTGAGTTGTCGTCGCGGCGAA is drawn from Nitrospira sp. and contains these coding sequences:
- a CDS encoding acyloxyacyl hydrolase — encoded protein: MAWSLPAVADDSSSTWVGRQTVGLVIGGMLPVRLLASQSSKLNGVAVHPSWQVTLTDPIGESWWSGAMALGAEAALLGITEPTGAYGIGFTPKVIYTFTSFGPLQPYIEGGGGPLWTNFDGRIREQGSDFNFLVWGGAGANYELTPRWALNIGVRFSHISNSGLDTPNSGLNCLLPFAGISTRLF
- the topA gene encoding type I DNA topoisomerase, with the protein product MAKNLIIVESPTKARTITKYLGRGYTVMASVGHVKDLPTSKLGVDLENDFEPQYVTIKGKSKVLSEIKKKAEEADKVFLAPDPDREGEAIAWHLEQELLGKSKKKKQEGKIFRVLFNEITQSAIKRALQSPGEIDMNLVNAQQARRVLDRIVGYQGSQLLWNKVRRGLSMGRVQSVAMRLICEREAEREAFRAEEYWSITALLAGTDPPSFEAKLHSIDGGEASIEHAEQAGRIVGEVQGKTFVVQSIERREKKRNPVAPFITSRLQQEASRKLHFSPKKTMTLAQQLYEGIEIGAEGATGLITYMRTDSPRISNEAMADAREVIQSRFGAEYLPATPNVYKTSKAAQEAHEAIRPTSAARDPESIRQYLEQDQYNLYKLIWNRFIASQMVPAILDVTRIDSSPVGTTTRYIFRSTGTVVKFPGHTIVYMEGVDKEAPSQKPKADQEADDDERQLPSLSEGEQLRLVEQEAQTVPGLLSKQHFTQPPPRYNEALLIKELEEKGIGRPSTYAAIISTIQDRKYVEKTEGRLVPTETGKTVNDFLLKGFPQLINVDFTSQLEEQLDAVEEGNKQWVAAVRDFYAPFTMEMERAKTIPGPKDIVEPPTNIPCEKCGRMLEIKWGRNGKFLACPAYKDDPPCKNTQNFEKLPDGTIKIVPKEEITTDQKCDKCGSPMVVKTGRFGKFIACSAYPQCKTTKPLALGVKCPQPDCGGDLVQKRTKKGRSFFACSNYPKCEYALWDRPIPKACPTCQAPFLVEKVSKQDGRSVQCRNQECGYREAG
- the dprA gene encoding DNA-protecting protein DprA; its protein translation is MEEAFLTAWLSLHAIDGVGDRTLLKLIHAFGSPGAVLHAASDELVAAGCSSELADAIRRGPPAEIRRQIDRQIAYAVRHKIQTLRFFDDDYPARLKAIPDPPPLLYVSGALSPQDAVAVAIVGGRRATPVGRVMTEEIAKDLAECGVTIVSGLARGIDAAAHRGALAGKGRTIAVLGCGIDRTYPSEHQTLRRTIESHGAILSELPIGAAPQSHHFPRRNRIISGLSLGVLVSEATTDSGSLITAKLALEQGRDVFAVPGSIKEEACRGSNRLIKEGAKLIESARDILDEILPQVDARQRTMLRLDRTVVDPVAPLRHEEARVYEALSYEARSVDMLIERTGLSAAQVVATLLSLELGGRIRQLPGQQYIRL
- a CDS encoding M20/M25/M40 family metallo-hydrolase, with product METLRQLVTIESGSRDREGLDHLATLIGQRLERLGAHVQFRELPSAEIYRLFDTPEVLGKIVIGRFQGTGSRKIMLMAHMDTVYPRGTLAARPFRIEGSRAYGPGIADDKGGIAAILHAISVLNAMDFREVGALTVVLNGDEEVSSPASRALIQRLAAEHDVVLSCEPPLSRKDEITLATSGIGLAMLTVKGKAAHAGVNPELGRNAIMELAHRVLQANDLSDSERRIKFNWTLMNGGQVRNMIPGLATALADVRVNRLIDLTFIEQRYRERIAMQAPLVPDTTVEIGFEPRRPPLEPTDASRALARTAQVIYAELGRTLNVDESGTGGGTDAAFAAVSGRPAVAESFGLMGNGFHSSDEEYLELDSIEPRLYLLVRLIMETSRASKG
- a CDS encoding MarR family transcriptional regulator: MRLVRLLRESQSATSGTWRISLKWLNEYQKELSDLGVTPAQARALLYLQRNPDSSVQQCAQVFGVVGSTMSHLVRGLHHKGWINKQRSSQDDRHVLLALTPKGHILTWLLHKQLNARLPLTAAS
- a CDS encoding TCR/Tet family MFS transporter yields the protein MSHQSVTGPPRQAAVLFILITVLLDMLSFGIIIPVLPKLVEEFFSGDTARAAVLYGLMGTAWAFMQFFCSPIQGALSDRFGRRPVVLLSNLGLGLDYIVMALAPNVAWLVVGRVISGMASSSFSTAGAYIADVTPPEQRAAAFGKIGMVFGLGFIFGPALGGWLGATDPRLPFWGAAALSLLNACYGYFVLPESLHPGKRMPFSWARANPVGSLVLLRSHHELFGLATVAFFGYLAHAVLPSVSVLYMGYRYGWGPASVGLMMAGVGVAAMIVQGGLIRPITARFGERTTLLFGLSCGAIGFSVYGIAPEGWIFCLGIPVMAFWGLAGPANQSLMTRLISSSEQGQLQGAIASINGMTGMIGPTLFTQTFAFFIRSDSGLSSQYSTLNTSLDLPGAPFILASLMLLSAAVIAWRTTKTAR